The following is a genomic window from Parabacteroides johnsonii DSM 18315.
TCTTACCATTTCTAACAGTTCCTTGTTTTCCATGACCTATATGTCTTGCTTTTAATTTAAAGAAATCCTGATTTTGAAATTAACAAAGGTACAAATAAATTGATAATTTCCAAGATTTAGGCTTTTTATTTACCAGACAAAAGAATGCTTGTATTCCGATTGATTTCCGGCTGCATCCGTAACGGTCAGTTTGAGGGTATGTTTTCCTCTTTCGAGCCGTTCTTTATCGAATTTGTAGGTAATGACCGATTTGCTGTTCATTTCGAACAGGACGTATTGTCCGTCTATCTCTCCTCGGTAGGTTTGTACGCCACTCAGGTTATCGGACAGGCGGAAAACAAATGCCTGCTTGCTGATCCATGTGTTGGCGCCCAACGGGGTGATCGTCGGTGCTTTGAGATCTTGTCCGACCGTATAATTGCCAAGTTCTTTGATCGTGCCGTCGATCCAGCCGTTCCGGTAAGTACCGCCGATCCAGGATTGACGTCCTTTCTGAGTGCGGACGATACCATATTGCTGCTTGTTTTCCAACGTGTCGGTCCGTAAACGTAAGGACAGCAAGGCCGAGTTGTGAAGCGGAACGGGGCGGTTATGCAAAATGTGCCTGTCTGCCAATGCCGTACTGTCTTCTTTTACCGAATAACGGAAATAAAGATCGTCGTACAGGTTTCCTTTCGGGATCGTCATCCGGATGCCTTTTGCTCCGAACCGATTGTCGGACATCCAATGAAACAATTCTGTACCTTCGGTCTCGATCTCCGGAATCTCCTGTTCTTTCCCTTCTATCCAAACGGAGAGGCGGGTCGTGTTACCGAATGCATCGGAAAGCGTATAGGTGAGATGATACGTTTTCTCTTCTCCTATATGAATGATTCCCCGGTTGACGTTTTCGTTAAAACGGAGGCGGTTGCCCGGTTCTACAAAACTGCGCATATAAAAGGAACGACGGTCTTTCCATTCCTCATAATCGACGTAACTGTTCAAGTAGCGGGTCTCGTCGAAAGCAAAGCGGTCCAGGTTGCTATGGTAGATGATCTGGCTGTCCTGGCGAAGGGTAATATCCTTCACTCCGTAAATATTTGTCGTATTATCCATATAATCGTAGGCTTTGACCGCCAGTCCGATTTCTCCCCAAGCTTCGATCTTGCCGGTGATGGTTTGTTTGCCGTTTTTGGCTGTGACTGGTTTTAGCTCCAGTTTACGGCTGCTGCCGTTGACCACTCCTTTGCCCTGTTGCGGACAGATCAGTATTCCCTGTATTTTCGGTGCGCGGGTGTCGGTTATCTTCTCTTTGAAATATTCGATCGGGTCGAGTACCTCTTCACTTTCCGTGTCGCGCACTTCAAAATGGAGATGCGGACCTCCTGAGCTTCCGGTGTTTCCGCTATAGGCGACAATTTCTCCTTTTTTGACCGGGAATTGGTCCGGGTCGAGGAACAGGTTTACGTTGAAACTTTCCTGTTCGTATTGTTGCTCTTTGATATATCGGGCGATGGAAGGGGCGAATCGTTGCAAATGGGCGTAGACGGTTGTCGTTCCATCCGGATGTGTCAGGTATAAGCCGTTTCCGTATCCCCACGGACTGACGGATATGCGTGATACATATCCGTCCTGTACGGCGTGTACGGGTTTTCCTTCAACTCCTTGTGTCTTAAAATCTATTCCGGAATGGAAATGATTGTTGCGCAACTCCCCGAAGTTTCCGCTCAACAAGATCGGAAAATCGAATGGCTGGCGGAGTTGTTGGGCGCTTATTGTCTGTATGCAAAAAAACAATAGGGGGATGTATAGTTTGTACATATTATATGTTTATTTAGAAAAACAAAAGTAATCATTTATTTCAATAGTAGAAAGTCGACGATCAAAGGGAGATGGTCGCTGTAGCCGCCTTCGTATTTGAAACCGTAGTAGGTGCGGAAAGGGCGTTCACCACGCCAAGTTTTATCTTTTGTAAGCAGAAATGGCGGTGAAAAGATGCGGGCACTTCCCGGGATGACCTGCATCCGTGAGGTGGTGTCGGTGAGGGAGGAGGAGAGGATGAGTTGATCTAACTGGCTCCATTCTCCTTGATATTTATGGCTTCCCGGAAAAAATGGCTTGTCTTTGGCAAACAGATTGTATAGATGGAGAGACGGATAGGCATCCGTCCGAGATTTCATAGGCATGGAGTCTGAACCGGACAGGCATGAAATTGGAAACGGATGGGCATACAATATTTCCCGGATACTCATGTCGTCCGGCGTATCATTGAAATCTCCCATAATCAGGATGTGTGGGGCAGGATGGAGATGGTGGAGCGAGTCGCATAATACGCGCAGGGTGCGTGCCGCATCCAAACGGTCCGGTTCGCTTTCTTTTTCTCCTCCGTAACGGGAGGGAAAATGGCAGACAAAAACATCGATCCGGTCCCCGGTAATTACATCTCCCCATACATGCAGGATATTACGGGTATGCTTATGCTGTTTGCGGGTAAAACGGACCGGATGTTCCGTATGCCCCCGGTAGCGGAACTTGTCCCGTTGGTAAAGTAATGCTACATTGATCCCTCGCGTGTCCTGTCCGTGCGTCATGCAATAACGGTAATGCTGCCGACGGAGCGGAGTGTAGTTCAGAAGCCGGACAAGGACGGAATCGTTTTCTACTTCACAAAGTCCGACCAAAGCCGGGGTGCTCCATTCTCCCGCTGCCGTAATGACTTTTGCCAGTTGCTGTAATTTATGGTAAAACCGTCCCGGTGTCCAGTGGCGGTTGCCGGAGGGAAGGAAATCATTGTCTGCTGTAAACGGATCGTCTTTCGTGTCGAACAGGTTCTCGACATTGTAACTCATCACCCGGAAGTCTGTTTGCCCTTGTGAAGGCAAAGAAAACAATGTCAGTATAAAAAACGTCATAGTTAAGATTCTGGTCATGTCGTTTTATTTTGTTTCATCTTCTTTCGGTACGAATTCGTAGGCTCCGATATCGGGACCGTCGTTTGTCAGGCGGTTGATACCGTAGCGGTCCACCGGATATTGCTGCGTAACGAAGATATCGGCTTTTCCCACTCCCAAAGTCGTCAACGAATCCGGACGGAAATCAAAGCGGTATTTGTTTTTTTCACCGCCCTTTAGCCTATAGGAAGGACTGACATTTGTGAACAGTACCTCTTTGAAGTGATCATTGTTGCTGCCATTCGTTTTGACCACGCAATGATTAAACAGGTATTCGAATGGCGCTGCATCGTCGACAGACAGGTTGAGTTCCCCTTTGTATTCTTCCTTGCCGGCAGCGAAACTACCGTCGATAATGCAATTGTCGAATGTCGTTTTGAGCGGGTAAGCCTCTTTATTCGCATTGTTTGCCATCGTGAGGCAAGACGTGTTTCGTTTTTCCAGTGTCATGAAATTAGCCAGTGTGCAATGGATGAAGCGGTATTCCCCGCCAATCAGCACGACGACGCCTCCTCCGGCATTGGTCAATTCCGTGTTGGTCACTTCTATATTGCAATTGAGTGCGAAGAACAGGTTTTCTCCCATATTCGTGATCTGGGAATTGCTTAGTTTCAGTTTGGATTCGCCTGGAGACGACTTTTCGAACGTCAGTCCTGTTTTCCCATTTCGCACGATAACATTGTCCATAATATTATGGTAACTTTCCGGACGGAAGAAAATCCCCCCCCATTGTGACGGTGTCCGGTCGTAGGGCAGGATGTCGTTCAGAATGAAATCCAGGCGGTCTCCGCGGAAAACAATCGGTTTTTCACGTGTCCCTTTGGCCAGCAATGTCCCGTATGTAATGACTTTCGCAGTGTCGTGCATATAGAAGATGGCCCCCGGATCGATGTTGAGTGTGATATTGGGAGAAATAACCAGGCTGTCATATATAAGGTAAGGCCGTTCGGCTGTAAAATGCGTGTCTTGTGTCAGGATAAGCCCGTTCTTATACAGGTTTACATTTTGCCCGTATGCTTCGAGGCGGACAGACTGTTTGATGCCGTTTGTGGTGAAAATGACGGAATCGTCCACCAGCAGTGGTTGGTTGGATGCGTTCGGATTGACGGTGACTTCCACAAAAACATACAAGCTGTCGTCTGCCTGTATCCTTACATTTTGGAAATGGTCGCCTTTACGCCCGTCCACGTTGATGCGGAAACCGGTCTCTTCACCGCTTGCCAACATGATCTCGCTGATCAGCAAAGGCTGATCGTTACGGTTGTAGATCATGAACTCTTTGGTTGCGGAGCCTATTGTGGTGAATACCGTATCGAAAGAAAGCGTGTCGACCGAGAAGCTCAGCCGATGGTTGGGGTTACTCGAATAGTTTTCGTCCAGCCCGTCGCACGACAACAGGTTGAGCACTATAAAGAATAATATGAGTAACGGAGCGGCTAATTTTTTCATTTCATTAATTATTAATAGTCCAGGTAAATTGTTATTTACCATATAATGTCAATAAGAAAACAAATTTATTATAAATAAGTTTTCGGGCATTAACATAAAAAAAGAGGAAAAACATCCGTTGAATGTTAATCCTCTTTTTATAACGAGAAATGTATCGTTTTATTTTGCAGGGATGCTCTTTAATAGTTCGAGTAAGTGAGACCACCACAATCCAACGGTATCAATCTGTATGCGTTCGTTGGGGGAATGGACGTCCCGAAGCGTCGGTCCGAATGAGATCATATCCAGATTCGGATATTTCTCAAGGAACAAGCCACATTCCAGTCCTGCATGGATCGCCATTATTTTGGCATCTTTGTTAAACAAACGTTTATAGGTATCCTGTGCCACTTTCAGGATCTTTGAATCCGGGTTAGGCGCCCAACCGGGATAGCCGTCGCCGTGAGTTACCTGTGCATCGGCTAACTTGAAAACAGATGCGACCTGGTTGGCAATCATGTTCTTGTAAGACTCGATGGAGCTGCGCTGGCTTGTGCCGACAATGATCGTGTTGTCATCTCCCATCTTGACAGAAGCCAGGTTGGTAGAGGTTTCCACCAGCCCTTCGATGTCGTGGCTCATGCCGATCACGCCATGTGGGCAGGCATGTAAAGCCAAAATCAGTTTTTCGGCATCATAGTCGCTGATATATTTGTCCGGACGGTCGGTCGAAGCCATTGTTATCTGTACGTTCGGGTCTACATGTTTCAGTTCGTTTTCTATATCTGCCGTGAAATGGTTCAGCAGGATACGGGCTGCTTCCTTTTCTTCCGGGTACAGGCCGATGGTCGCTTGCGCTTCACGGGCGATAGCGTTGCGGAGGTTACCGCCGTGGATGAAGCAAAGGTTGAAATCAGCTTGGTTTTTCAGTAGGTACAGGTAGCGCACCAGGATTTTGTTGGCATTGCCCAACCCTTTGTGTATTTCGCCACCGGAATGTCCGCCGTTCAAGCCTTTCACTTCGATTTTGAAGTATTGCATGTTCGGATTGGTGTCACGTGATTCGTAATGGAACACCGCTTGCGTATCTTTACCACCTGCGCATCCCATAAAGATTTCACCTTCGTCTTCGCTATCGAGGTTCAGCAGGATATCGCCTGTCATGAATCCTTTTTCGAGTGCTTTGGCTCCGGTCAGTCCGGTTTCTTCGTCTACGGTGAAAAGGCATTCGATCGGTCCGTGCTCGATATCGTCGGATGCGAGGATAGCCAATTCGGCAGCTACACCGATGCCATTGTCGGCACCCAGAGTCGTACCGTTGGCGCAAAGCCAGTTCCCGTCGACGATTGTTTCGATCGGATCATTGTCGAAGTCATGTACGGTTCCATTATTCTTTTCGCAGACCATATCCATATGGGATTGCAGAACGACTGTCGGCAGGTTTTCCTTACCGGGAGTAGCCGGTTTAGACATCAGGATGTTGCCTGCGGCATCTTTTTTGATAGCTATTTTATACTGTTTCGCGAATGATTCAAGGAACTCGATCATTTTTCCCTCCTTCTTTGAAGGACGGGGCACTTGTGTTACCTGGTGGAAGAACTTCCAGACGATTTCAGGTTTTAAATCAGTAATCTTCATAATGTTACAATATATTATAGATGTTACTCTATAGTTAATAATACCACTGCAAACAGGGGGTTGTATGAAAAAAAGTACAATTAAATATCAAAAACATACTTTCCAATCACTTAAACTCTTATATTTGCGTCCACAAATATAGAGAAAATGCTTACAACGTTATTGATTACCGTCATAATTCTTTTTATTTGTGTTGTGTTGCTCAGTGTAAAAGTTCTTTTCAAAAAGGGAGGGAAGTTTCCTAATACACACATTGAAGGTAACGCAGCACTAAGGGAGAAAGGTATATGCTGTGCTAAAACCCAGCATAAGAGAGATAGTTTGCGGAAGAATCTATATGATAAGATAAAGGAAATAGAAGAATAAAATAAAATAAAGATTTAATTTACACTTTATGAAGAACATTAACTACGTTATTAATGGTGTGCTCGCGGTGGCTGTCATAATCTTGTTTGTTATGCAGTTTTCCAGTAAAAAAGAATCCACAGTAGCTCCGGCTTTCACAACGGAGGGAGATTCTACCAATTTGCTCCCTGTAGCATATGTGAATGTAGACTCTCTTTTAGCGAATTACAACTATTCGAAAGATCTGAATGAACGTATCCTCAAGATGCAGGAAGATTATCGTTTAGATATGACCCAACGGTCAAATGCCTTACGGACAGAATTGAATGATTTCCAGCGTAAATATGAAGCCAATGCTTTCCTTACTACGGAAAGAGCGCAGCAGGAAGGAAACCGTTTGCAGAAAAAGCAGGAGGAACTTCAGAACTATGCCGCTAAGAAAGAACAAGAACTGGCTGCCAAGCAGATGGAACTGAACGGACAGCTTCGCGATACGATCGTTGCCCAGTTGACGACTTTTAACCAGGCAAAAGGTTATCAGATCATTTTCAGCAATACAATGGGGGACAATATTTTGCTGTCTAATCCGGCATACGACATCACGGCCGAATTTCTTGAAGTGCTGAATAAGAACTACTCTTCCGGAAAATAAGGAACAGAACATATAGATATATACGAAAGGGCTGCCCGCGCATATCGCTGGGCAGCCCTTTTTGTAAAGCTATGTATTACGGCAAGCGAAGCATGCTTGTGCTTGTTTACCTTTGTATGGACTTCCGGAGTTTCTTCTTGAGCCAAAAATAGTAGCCGGTTATGGCAAAAACAGCCCCTAAAAGCGAAACCAGGCAACTCAATATCCGGGTTGCCATCCCTCCCCATGTTCCGGCATGGACGGAATAGATCCATCCTCTTATTTTGGCGGATTTAGGGAGGTCCTTGTATAATTGGATTTCGGTGATCTTGCCGGTAGCCGGGTCAAAAGAATAGCGGTCGCTTCCTCTTGTATTTCCATAGGTGGCAGTAGAAACCGTTGCCGATCCGTCCTGGATGGCGATCGATTTATATTCCGGATAACGGCTTTGTAAATCGGCCAAGACTTCAGCCCATTGTGTGTAATTGGTTTTGGGGTGTTTCTTCAGCCCTCTGTCACCTGATGTTTTTTGAGGAGAGGAGGATGCCGGAGCATGTGTCTGCTTGGAAGTTGTGCTGATGCCGAACACGGTATAGAACGCGTCACGATACCAGCCGAACGACCAGGTCAGGCCGGTCAATGCCAGGACAAGCAAAAGTAAAGCAGCATAAAAACCTCCGGAGACATGTAGATCGTACAGGAAACGGAACCAGCCGGCTTTTGTTTTTATTTTGAGCCGGTTTTTCAGTACTTTCTTGTTTCTCGGATACCAGATAACAAGGCCGCTGATGATGATAATGACCAATACCAGGGTTGAATATCCGACGATAGTCTTTCCCCAGGCAAAACTTCCATCCCGTTTATATTCGTCCAGCAGCCAGCGGTGAAGGCGCATCATTTTCATAAAGAACCCTTTCCCATCGTCTATGCCGGTAATTTCTCCGGTGTAGGGATTAATAAAGCAAGCAGCTTTTTTCCCCGGTAAAATTAATTGGTAGGTCCGTTTGGGATCGGAGGAAACCCGTATTCCGTTTATTTTGATGGAGTCGGGAAGTTGCTGGCCGGCGGCGCTCATGAGCACCGCCGGCGAAAGCACTTCGCCTTTTACCTCTTTGACAAAATAACGGGAAGGATAGCAAAGCTCCAGTATCTCTGTTTCGAATACCAGGATGGCTCCTGTCAGGCAGACGATCGCGATGATGATACCGAAGGGTATCGATAACCATAAATGTATTTTCGCAAAGAACTTTTTCATTTTACTGCCAATTTACCGATACCGGTTATTTGAGTGGCTTCGACTGTTACACCTTTCGTTGCACTGGCGTTAGCTGGGTCGATCTTGTAGATGGCTGGATTTCCATCGGTTGTCGTTACAGCGATGTAAGCCTTGCCGTTTTCAACATGTATCGTGTTTCCGAAACCGGAAATGATATCGGTTGAAGGAAGTCCGCTCACGTAAGTCAACTTTTCGGCTCCGGCTTTGAACACGGCCAACTGATTGGCTGTATAGCCTGTTTCACTGAAAGGACGGTCATACATCAGTAATAAGAAATAATCGTCTGTGATATGCCAGCTGCGAAGGAAGGAATTTCCATTGCTCTGTGCCTCCAAGTTGCAGTAGTAATCGTCGAAATCTTCACTTCCGTTCGGGATGCGCACTACACCGGCCGGCAAGTTGGTCTGCTGGCGCGGGTCGGTCATCGTTTTGGCATAAGATGGTGAGAATATATAGATGTCACCATTGTCGGCGGCCCAGATCATTTGATAATATTGCGATTTGAAACGGCCACAAGCGTAACTGATTTTATCAGTCTTGATGATTTTCTTATTTGTAAATGTTGCATCGTCGAAGATGGCGACCCAACAGGAATTCGGATATTGTGTCCACAATAGCTCGTCTTTTTCGTAAGCGCTGCTGTTCGAACCTCCGGATTCGGTTTTCACCAAGTCTTCGTTACCCGGCAAGACCCATTTTCCGTTTCCGTCTTTTGTCCCGTACTGGCTTAATCCCATCGGTACGGCTACGCTATAGATCTTGCTGTTATGTTCCAGAATACCTGCCAGCGTTACATATTCACCATTGCCCAGGAAGTTTTCGGACAGGTAGGCTTTGTTCTTCGTGTCGTTGTCCGTTTTTGTCTCGGCTGCGACATCTAAAAGGGATACCAGGAATGACTGGGGAACATAGCCGTTCTCGTCCGCCCATTCCGTCGGACCGTCACCTGAAGAAAGGGTCATGATATACTTGTCATAAATGCCGTAAGTCGTAAATCGTTTGACCTTATAGCTCTGTGAACGGGTTTCAAGTTCTCCGTTCGCATTCAGGATATACGAGCGTGTGTCGCCGGCATTTCCCTGATTGTAAGTCAGGCCGTACAAATACTGGTCTTTGTAGAAGACCCATTGTGTAGCTCCGTCATTCACAAGGCCGTTGTTCAATGTCGTGATGGTCCCTTCGTCCACACTTTCGGCTGTAAGCAGTACGTTGGTCGTATTTCCGGATGCCGTTGTAGAAGCTGGGATTACGAATGTGTTTTTGACTTCACCCTTCCCTCCTTCGTCCGGTGCCGGGATATCGTTGTCACTACAGGAAGTAAACAGCCCACCCGCCAGCATAGCTGCGGCAATACCGGTTAATAAATGATTCTTTTTCATTTTGCAATAAATGTATTTATATTTAGTAACTGTGATAATTGAATTAATTTCCGAAATAAACTCTCACTTTACCATAGAAAGCACGTCCGGCTTTCTGTAAACTGAAATTGTCGTATAAGTTTTCGTTTGTAAAATTGCGGCACTCTAACGACACGTTGTACCGTCCGTTCTGAAGGCTGTAGGAAAGAGCTAAATTATGAGAGAACTGGTTCGGTACGACATAGTCGTTGTTTTTCGATCCGATAGCCGACGAATAGTATGTAAAGCTATGCAGGTATTGATTGTCGTAAGTAACAGTCAGCACATTGCCTTTTTTCCAAAGGTTACGCCAGTAGAACGATATGTCGGAATCCGCAAACCGGTAGGGAAGGTTCGGCATCCGTTCCCCATAGGCCAGGTTTTCGGCATTGCTGGTAATGGAGGTCTTCATTCTGTCGCGTACATCCATTTGGGTAAAGTTGCCGCCTACGCTTACCCAGTTTGCGAAGTTGTAGCGGATGGACAGATTAAATCCCTTTGTCTCGACCTTGCCGTAGTTGATATAGGTCGCTGCTTGCTTGCCGCCACTCAGATCTGTGATGTTACGTTGTATGTAGTCTTTCGTATTGCGGTAGACCACTCCACCTTCCACATACAAGGTATGTTTCCCGAATGTCTTGTTGTAGCTCAGGTTGAGGTTGATATTGTCGCTATTTTCCGGTCGGATACTCAGTTCGCCCATTTCCAGGTCTTCGTCACCAAACATCTCTTCGATGGTCGGCAGACGATAAGCCTTTTCGTAAGACAGCTTGGCCTGCAGGCCTGTCAGGATGAAGTAGGTTCCGGCCGCCCCGTATCCGAATGAGTTGACAGAACGTGTTTTGCGTACATATTCGTCTTGCGTACTCGAGGTGGCCATCGGGCCTGCTACAAATTGGCTGTAATATTTTCCGAAAGCGGAAAAATTCCAGTGTTCGGATGGCATTAACCGGTAGGAAAGGCCCGAAATATTCTTGCGGGTTTCTTTGGCAATGGCGCTTTTCATTTCTTCGGCTGCAAGCAGGGAGGTATTGGAACGATGGAAAGTGTTCAATACGTGGTTGAAGGTGAATGTATGCATTTTGCCGACCCGGTAATTGAGTGTCAACGTTCCGTTCCAGTTATTGTTGTCTGCCCGTAAATGCTGCCTTGACTGTTCTCCGGCGGAGTTCATCAGGTGTTTTTCTCCCCGCCAGTTATATTCATAAGAAGAAGTGTCCACGTTGGTTGTCAGGTTTTTATTGTAGTTGGCTGTCAACACGATGTCCAGCCCTTTGGTGAACAGATCGCGTTTGCCATATTCCAATGAAGGCATCAGAGAGTGTCCTTTGCGGTGCTTCTGGCCGTAAACGATTTCCTGGCGTACACCAGTCTGTATGTCCTGGTACATATTGGAGTAGGTGAAACCCAGCAGCAGGCGGTCCGCCCATTTCTTGTCTACGATCCCTAGCTTGCTGATAACTGCTTCGTTGTGGTAGGTATCGTTGAAGCGTTTCACCCGTTCCTTTTTGCTTCTGTCGATGCTTCCGGTCTCGAAGTTTTCTACCGGAGCGTTCACGTAGTAGTCATTGTCCGAATAGTTTTGGAAAGCATTGATTTCGTAGGTGAATCCGTTTTTGAACGTCTGCCCGAAATTCACATAAGATTTGTGTGTATTGAAAGAACCGTACGAATAGGATGCGTCCAAAAACCATCTGTCTCGTTTCTTTTTAGTGATGATATTGATCACGCCTCCGATTGCATCCGTACCGAAGCCTACCGGGACCACTCCCTTATAGATTTCGATACGTTCGGCAAAGTTTACCGGGATGTTGTTCAGCCCGAACGAACTTCCCACACCTTCCTGTGGCACACCGTCGATAAATATTTTCACATGTTTGCCGCTGAAACCGTCCAGCGTAAGTTGCATGTCCGAACCGACACCTCCGGATTCACGCACTTTCATTCCCGGAGCTTTTGCCAATGCCTCGCTCAGGCTTCTGTTGGAATTTTGCAGTTCTTTCGTGTCGAGTGCTACGGCATTGAATGCCGAACGTTTCAAACGGCTTATTCCGTTTGAGACAACGACCACTTCGTCCAGTTCCGTCGATTGCGGAGTAATGGTGATATTCTGCTTGGTCCTTTCTCCGCTGGCAAGCTTTACCGGTTTTTCAACCGTCTGATAACCGATGGCGGAAACGACTAATGTATAGTCGCCAGCCGGAGCTTTCAGATGGTAAATACCTTGTTCGTCGGTTGTTCCGCCGTAGGTCGTACCTTTCAGGTAAACCGTTGCGAAATCAACGATTTCTTTTTCCGTAGATATGATTTTACCAGAGATCATTGCTCTGTCTTGGGCAGAGGCGGATATCGCGGCCAAGAGAAATAGGAATAAGCCGGAAAGTTTAAGAATAGTCGCTTTCAATTTATAAAGAGTTTTGTATCGTTAGTAAAACGCTGCAAAGATCTTTATAAATGAAAAGCGCATCAATCGCGGATTTTAGGTAATTTGCCGTCCTTCAATGAGGCGATTTGTTGGCATTACTCACTACGCGTAGGTATTTTTGCTCGACTTTGAACAATTAACAATTGAATTACCCGTTTGACAATTTGCTACTTTAAGGATCGTAAAATAGCAGTGATTGTAATGTTAAAAAATATTACCCATGCTACTAATTCCCAAAATGTGGGGTATTAATTCGATTTTGATGGGGTGGAAGTGACATTTTGATAATTGAACTAAATAATGGAAAAATGCTATTTATATTTGGATAAGTAAATTCTTTGACCCACCTTTGCGCCGAAATAACAAAAAGGACATTTGATAATCCTCATCGGAGGGCTATGAAAGCCGGATAAGATGATTGGGTAAAACCATCATCTTATCCGGCTTTTGTTTTTGAATAAAAAAACAACATAAATATAAAAACCAAATGTAGTATGAAAGAAAAAGTTATTGATTTTGGAAACGAGAAAGTTTCCGTTCTGTTTAAAAAACTATTTTTCCCGACAGTATTGGGAATGTTAAGCATGTCTGCCGTAACAACCATTGACGGTATTTTTGTCGGGCACGGGGTTGGAAGCGATGGAATTGCCGCCGTAAATATTTGTGTTCCTCTGTTAATGGTGCTTATGGGGGTAGGATTAATGATTGGTGCTGGCTGTTCTGTAATTGCGTCTATTCATTTATCCAAAGGGAAAAACTCTTTAGCACGAGCCAGTATTACGCAAGCCATGCTCTTTGTGACACTAATATCTATAATTGTGGGGGCATTGATTTTGATTATTCCCGAAAAGATAGCTTATTTGTTGGGGGCTTCAGAACACCTATTGCCTATGGTTGTCGATTATTTGACTTGGTTTTCCCCATCTTTATTGTTCGAACTATGGATAGCTGTTGCCTTATTTGCAATGCGATTGGATGGTGCTCCAAAACTTGCTATGTGGTGTAGTATCATAGCTGCTATGGTAAATGTTGTTCTTGACTGGCTGTTTAT
Proteins encoded in this region:
- a CDS encoding OmpH family outer membrane protein, which translates into the protein MKNINYVINGVLAVAVIILFVMQFSSKKESTVAPAFTTEGDSTNLLPVAYVNVDSLLANYNYSKDLNERILKMQEDYRLDMTQRSNALRTELNDFQRKYEANAFLTTERAQQEGNRLQKKQEELQNYAAKKEQELAAKQMELNGQLRDTIVAQLTTFNQAKGYQIIFSNTMGDNILLSNPAYDITAEFLEVLNKNYSSGK
- a CDS encoding endonuclease/exonuclease/phosphatase family protein, with translation MTRILTMTFFILTLFSLPSQGQTDFRVMSYNVENLFDTKDDPFTADNDFLPSGNRHWTPGRFYHKLQQLAKVITAAGEWSTPALVGLCEVENDSVLVRLLNYTPLRRQHYRYCMTHGQDTRGINVALLYQRDKFRYRGHTEHPVRFTRKQHKHTRNILHVWGDVITGDRIDVFVCHFPSRYGGEKESEPDRLDAARTLRVLCDSLHHLHPAPHILIMGDFNDTPDDMSIREILYAHPFPISCLSGSDSMPMKSRTDAYPSLHLYNLFAKDKPFFPGSHKYQGEWSQLDQLILSSSLTDTTSRMQVIPGSARIFSPPFLLTKDKTWRGERPFRTYYGFKYEGGYSDHLPLIVDFLLLK
- a CDS encoding aminoacyl-histidine dipeptidase; the protein is MKITDLKPEIVWKFFHQVTQVPRPSKKEGKMIEFLESFAKQYKIAIKKDAAGNILMSKPATPGKENLPTVVLQSHMDMVCEKNNGTVHDFDNDPIETIVDGNWLCANGTTLGADNGIGVAAELAILASDDIEHGPIECLFTVDEETGLTGAKALEKGFMTGDILLNLDSEDEGEIFMGCAGGKDTQAVFHYESRDTNPNMQYFKIEVKGLNGGHSGGEIHKGLGNANKILVRYLYLLKNQADFNLCFIHGGNLRNAIAREAQATIGLYPEEKEAARILLNHFTADIENELKHVDPNVQITMASTDRPDKYISDYDAEKLILALHACPHGVIGMSHDIEGLVETSTNLASVKMGDDNTIIVGTSQRSSIESYKNMIANQVASVFKLADAQVTHGDGYPGWAPNPDSKILKVAQDTYKRLFNKDAKIMAIHAGLECGLFLEKYPNLDMISFGPTLRDVHSPNERIQIDTVGLWWSHLLELLKSIPAK
- a CDS encoding DUF4374 domain-containing protein — encoded protein: MKKNHLLTGIAAAMLAGGLFTSCSDNDIPAPDEGGKGEVKNTFVIPASTTASGNTTNVLLTAESVDEGTITTLNNGLVNDGATQWVFYKDQYLYGLTYNQGNAGDTRSYILNANGELETRSQSYKVKRFTTYGIYDKYIMTLSSGDGPTEWADENGYVPQSFLVSLLDVAAETKTDNDTKNKAYLSENFLGNGEYVTLAGILEHNSKIYSVAVPMGLSQYGTKDGNGKWVLPGNEDLVKTESGGSNSSAYEKDELLWTQYPNSCWVAIFDDATFTNKKIIKTDKISYACGRFKSQYYQMIWAADNGDIYIFSPSYAKTMTDPRQQTNLPAGVVRIPNGSEDFDDYYCNLEAQSNGNSFLRSWHITDDYFLLLMYDRPFSETGYTANQLAVFKAGAEKLTYVSGLPSTDIISGFGNTIHVENGKAYIAVTTTDGNPAIYKIDPANASATKGVTVEATQITGIGKLAVK
- a CDS encoding PepSY-associated TM helix domain-containing protein gives rise to the protein MKKFFAKIHLWLSIPFGIIIAIVCLTGAILVFETEILELCYPSRYFVKEVKGEVLSPAVLMSAAGQQLPDSIKINGIRVSSDPKRTYQLILPGKKAACFINPYTGEITGIDDGKGFFMKMMRLHRWLLDEYKRDGSFAWGKTIVGYSTLVLVIIIISGLVIWYPRNKKVLKNRLKIKTKAGWFRFLYDLHVSGGFYAALLLLVLALTGLTWSFGWYRDAFYTVFGISTTSKQTHAPASSSPQKTSGDRGLKKHPKTNYTQWAEVLADLQSRYPEYKSIAIQDGSATVSTATYGNTRGSDRYSFDPATGKITEIQLYKDLPKSAKIRGWIYSVHAGTWGGMATRILSCLVSLLGAVFAITGYYFWLKKKLRKSIQR
- a CDS encoding M23 family metallopeptidase, giving the protein MYKLYIPLLFFCIQTISAQQLRQPFDFPILLSGNFGELRNNHFHSGIDFKTQGVEGKPVHAVQDGYVSRISVSPWGYGNGLYLTHPDGTTTVYAHLQRFAPSIARYIKEQQYEQESFNVNLFLDPDQFPVKKGEIVAYSGNTGSSGGPHLHFEVRDTESEEVLDPIEYFKEKITDTRAPKIQGILICPQQGKGVVNGSSRKLELKPVTAKNGKQTITGKIEAWGEIGLAVKAYDYMDNTTNIYGVKDITLRQDSQIIYHSNLDRFAFDETRYLNSYVDYEEWKDRRSFYMRSFVEPGNRLRFNENVNRGIIHIGEEKTYHLTYTLSDAFGNTTRLSVWIEGKEQEIPEIETEGTELFHWMSDNRFGAKGIRMTIPKGNLYDDLYFRYSVKEDSTALADRHILHNRPVPLHNSALLSLRLRTDTLENKQQYGIVRTQKGRQSWIGGTYRNGWIDGTIKELGNYTVGQDLKAPTITPLGANTWISKQAFVFRLSDNLSGVQTYRGEIDGQYVLFEMNSKSVITYKFDKERLERGKHTLKLTVTDAAGNQSEYKHSFVW